A window of Candidatus Zixiibacteriota bacterium genomic DNA:
AGAAGAAGTAGCGCCATTCCAAGACCGTAGTTACCAGCCAGCCCAAACCGGCGCCAAAGACGATTCCCACCACACCACCGATCATTGTCAGGGTCGCAGCTTCGACAAGAAACTGAAACAGGATATTGCGCTTGCGGGCGCCGACGGCCTTACGCACGCCGATCTCGCGGGTCCGCTGAGTTACGGCTACCAGCATGATATTCATCACACCAATGACTCCGACCATCAAACCAACGCAGGCCACCGCCGTTGCGCCCAACTGCACCTTGGAAGTGATCCCCGCGACCTCGTCTTTGAACCGATCCTGCGTCAGAATTCCAAAGTTGTTCTCCTCGTCGGGACGCACCTTACGCACCCGCCGGAGCGCGTTGATCACCTGATCCATCGCGTCGCCGAACTGCGATCGCGAAACGGCACTGCACATGAGAGTCACTTCGGTGGTGTTCGGATAGAGTCGATCGAAGGTCGTCATGGGGATGAAGATGAAATCATTCTCGCTAATGCCGAAGAGGTCTTCAACCCGCTCCTGCACGCCGATGACCGTGAATTTCCAGCCGTTGATCCGGATTTCCTGGCCGACTGCTTCTTCATATGAATCGAACAGCGCCTCGGAGACTTCCGGGCCGATAACACACACCATCGCTTCGCGGCGCATATCGTTTTCGTCGATAAATCGCCCCTGTGCCATCTCGCGATTGGTGACGATCATCTGTGTCGGCCAACAGCCGCGGAAATCATCCGGATTGCGGATCGAGCGATTTCCGTTTTTGGCGATATTGTTGTAGGCGCGCTTCTGCGGCGCCACGGCCTTGACCAGCGGACACATTTCTTCGATCGCGGACGCCTCGATCATTGTGATGTCCTTGCGGCGGCGCTGCTCCTGTGTCAGATTGTCGAAGTCGGTGCTTTCGTCCCACTGGGTGATATACAGCACGTTGCTGCCGATCTTGTCGATCGACGACTCCGCATACGCCGTAAATCCATCCATGATCGAATTCACCAAGATCACCGCGCCGACGCCGACCATCACGCCGATGATCGTCATCAGACTACGGAATTTATTGGCGCGGACCGCCTCCAGCGCCAAGTGCATCCCCTCGCGGGTCTCCCAAAGCCGCTGCGACCAGCTACTCATAGCTGAGTGCCCGAATCGGGTCAAACCGGGAAGCCCGATAGGCCGGATAAATGCCGAAGAACAGCCCTACGGCGGTTGAGATGCCGAAGCCAAGAATGATCGCCAGCGTCGTTGGCGCAACATTGATATCAAGCAGCGAGGTCAACACCATCTTGCCGATCCAAATGCCGAAGAGAATTCCTGCCGATCCGCCCAGAAGCGACATGAATGTCGATTCGTAGAGAAATTGTGTCAGAATGTGGCGCCGTCGCGCGCCCAGGGATTTGCGAATGCCGATTTCCCGGGTGCGTTCGGTCACCGAGATCATCATGATGTTCATGATCACGATCCCGCCGATCACGATCGACAACAATGGCAGTGAAATCATCACGATGCGGAAGCCGGCGGTGAAGTCGTTGATGAAACTCAGAATCGCATCGGGAGTGACAATTGTAAAGTCATCTCCATCGTCGTAGGACACGTGCCGGGCCGAACGGAGCACAACGCGCACTTGATCCATGGCCGGCTCGCGCCGCTCGAGTGACACCGCGCTGATCACCAGATTGACCGGATTGCCCGGCTGCTGATAGAGCTTCTGGTGGGTTGCCAATGGAATCGAAATGAATTCATCCATGTCCTCCCCTAGCATCCCGCCCAGTTCTTCCGCCACACCGATGACGACAAACTCATGCTTACCGATGCGAATCTTTTCGCCGATCGCGTTCATGCCCTCGAACAGCCGCTCGTAGACCCGGTGCCCCAGAAATGCCACCTGGCGGCGCCGAGCATCGTCTTCCCATGAAAGATAGCGGCCGACGGCCACGTCCAAATCACGCATATCCAGGATATTGGGAGTGCTCCCTTCAACGGAAACGTGCCCCATGCGACGCGATCCGTACTTAACCGGATCGGAAGCGTAGGTCTCGGCGCCGACCTCGGCGCAGTCGGGACAACCTTCCTGAATCGGTTCGATCAATCCCCGCGTCAGCTTGCGCCGATGCATCCGTTCGAGATACTCCTGCATTGACAGGCCGAAGCCGAAACGGGTGACCATGAAGGTATTTGAGCCAAGCGAGGCAAACGCATCTTCCAGATTGTTTTGCATCCCCTCGACGGTCGAGACAATAGCGATAACTGAAGTCACGCCCAGCGTCATGCCGAGTACGGTCAGACCCGACCGCAGGCGGTTGGCCCAGAGAGCGGCCAGGGATTCGCGAATCAGCGAGAACAAGATCATCCGGCTGCTCGCGACCTGCTCGGCTGAATCCTATTTCTCATTCATTTTCTCGAGCGACGACGGTTCAATCGTCACGACATCACCTTCAGCGAGCTTGCGCAGAGTCTGGTACGAACCGGAAATCACCGTGTCCCCGGGTGCGACGCTGGACAGAGCTACGATATTACGCTCGTCGGCGATGCCTGTGGCAAGCTCCTGAAATTTGGCTTTGCCGGCGCGGATCACGAAGATTCCGGTCTTCTTCACCTTGTCGTCCTTGTTGCGCTTCCCCGCGTCCGATGGCTGCGGTTCGGCTTGCGCGGCATTGGCTGTCTGAATCAGGCCGCCGTCTGACTTGGCGGCGACTGTCTTGAGCGAGTCGCGGTCAAATTCGCGCGTCACCAATGCGGCATAGGGGATCAACAAGGCGTCCTCGGCTTTGTTGGTCGTGATATCGACAGTCGCCGACATGCCCGGGCGGAAAGTGACCTCCGCTGTGTCAAAACGCACTTTGACACGAAAACTCGTTGTGTAATTCTCCGAGCCCTGCCCCGCAATCAGCGCCGAATTGCCGATCTCAACAACCGTGCCGGCAAAAGTTGTGTCGCGAAAGGCATCTACTTCGATTTCGGCTTTCTGTCCCAGCTTGATCTTGGCGATTTCACTTTCGTCGACGTCAATCTCAACCTCGAACACCGCGAGATCGGCAATCGTCATCAAGGTTGCTCCCTGCGTAAACGCGGTCTGTGCCTGGGCGATTTCTCCGACTTCGACGCTGAGGAAGGTCACCACCCCCGGCATCGGTGCGCGAATCGAAGCCTTGGAAAGATTGTCCTGCGCCTTCTCCAGTCGTGCCCGGGCAGTCTCAACCTGTGCCAAGGCAGC
This region includes:
- a CDS encoding efflux RND transporter periplasmic adaptor subunit; the encoded protein is MVFKWRSKKVILTALGIVIAIVVIVALSSGSGNDAKMVQADLAYRDDIAEVVSASGRIQPQTKVDITSEVSAEIIRIFVKEGDVVERGQMLIVLDTIQLQADVAQAHFGLDEITARAEAAKAQLEIDRLEAERQQALFEQKLTSKTAADNARYALENATANYRAALAQVETARARLEKAQDNLSKASIRAPMPGVVTFLSVEVGEIAQAQTAFTQGATLMTIADLAVFEVEIDVDESEIAKIKLGQKAEIEVDAFRDTTFAGTVVEIGNSALIAGQGSENYTTSFRVKVRFDTAEVTFRPGMSATVDITTNKAEDALLIPYAALVTREFDRDSLKTVAAKSDGGLIQTANAAQAEPQPSDAGKRNKDDKVKKTGIFVIRAGKAKFQELATGIADERNIVALSSVAPGDTVISGSYQTLRKLAEGDVVTIEPSSLEKMNEK
- a CDS encoding ABC transporter permease, which codes for MILFSLIRESLAALWANRLRSGLTVLGMTLGVTSVIAIVSTVEGMQNNLEDAFASLGSNTFMVTRFGFGLSMQEYLERMHRRKLTRGLIEPIQEGCPDCAEVGAETYASDPVKYGSRRMGHVSVEGSTPNILDMRDLDVAVGRYLSWEDDARRRQVAFLGHRVYERLFEGMNAIGEKIRIGKHEFVVIGVAEELGGMLGEDMDEFISIPLATHQKLYQQPGNPVNLVISAVSLERREPAMDQVRVVLRSARHVSYDDGDDFTIVTPDAILSFINDFTAGFRIVMISLPLLSIVIGGIVIMNIMMISVTERTREIGIRKSLGARRRHILTQFLYESTFMSLLGGSAGILFGIWIGKMVLTSLLDINVAPTTLAIILGFGISTAVGLFFGIYPAYRASRFDPIRALSYE
- a CDS encoding ABC transporter permease, with product MSSWSQRLWETREGMHLALEAVRANKFRSLMTIIGVMVGVGAVILVNSIMDGFTAYAESSIDKIGSNVLYITQWDESTDFDNLTQEQRRRKDITMIEASAIEEMCPLVKAVAPQKRAYNNIAKNGNRSIRNPDDFRGCWPTQMIVTNREMAQGRFIDENDMRREAMVCVIGPEVSEALFDSYEEAVGQEIRINGWKFTVIGVQERVEDLFGISENDFIFIPMTTFDRLYPNTTEVTLMCSAVSRSQFGDAMDQVINALRRVRKVRPDEENNFGILTQDRFKDEVAGITSKVQLGATAVACVGLMVGVIGVMNIMLVAVTQRTREIGVRKAVGARKRNILFQFLVEAATLTMIGGVVGIVFGAGLGWLVTTVLEWRYFFSPVWAVIGLLLSAGTGMIFGLYPAWRAARIDPIVALRYE